Proteins co-encoded in one Anolis carolinensis isolate JA03-04 unplaced genomic scaffold, rAnoCar3.1.pri scaffold_9, whole genome shotgun sequence genomic window:
- the nudt19 gene encoding acyl-coenzyme A diphosphatase NUDT19, whose protein sequence is MAPRSRPWREAATVLLAAGGGAGGASPRGCDYRVLLLRRSPRSAFMPSAHVFPGGVADAADFSPEWWTVLPGPAPLCGLRPKRGPRAPLFAAERPELGQALPGDLAFRLCAIRETFEEAGLLLLAEPDQAQAAIEAFSSSEGPAPCVLPPERLPLPGPELAEWRRRVQRQPSLFLALCRRLGLVPNIWALSEWSNWLTPRALAGKGGRRYDTAFFLCCLAHAAPEHPHGAHEPDGDGEVTACQWSSPSEAFELFKSQDIWIAPPQFYELCRLGNFSTLHDLHTFGSERALEGCERWMPVVLVASDGQIHILPGDELYPEDPDLTGERKPVLTSNKKIEELMKGVKKLHRMVLRDPRNISVHVNIQQKYKHINPRLLDSKNGNGADCNSKL, encoded by the exons ATGGCGCCCCGGTCGCGGCCTTGGCGTGAGGCGGCGACGGTGCTGCTGGCGGCCGGGGGCGGCGCTGGCGGGGCCTCTCCGCGCGGCTGCGACTACCGGGTGCTGCTCCTCCGCCGGAGCCCCCGCAGCGCCTTCATGCCGAGCGCGCACGTCTTCCCGGGCGGCGTGGCGGACGCGGCGGACTTCTCCCCGGAGTGGTGGACGGTGCTGCCGGGCCCGGCGCCGTTGTGCGGCCTCCGCCCGAAGAGAGGCCCAAGGGCGCCGCTCTTCGCCGCCGAGCGCCCCGAGCTGGGCCAGGCCttgcccggagacctggccttcCGCCTCTGCGCCATCCGGGAGACCTTCGAGGAGGCCGGCCTGCTCCTCCTGGCCGAGCCGGACCAGGCCCAAGCCGCCATCGAGGCCTTCTCATCTTCGGAAGGGCCGGCCCCGTGCGTGCTTCCCCCGGAGCGGCTCCCGCTGCCGGGCCCGGAGCTGGCCGAGTGGCGGCGGCGCGTGCAGAGGCAGCCGAGCCTCTTCCTGGCGCTGTGCCGGCGCCTGGGCCTCGTGCCCAACATCTGGGCCCTGAGCGAGTGGAGCAACTGGCTCACGCCCCGCGCCCTGGCCGGGAAGGGCGGGCGGAGGTACGACACCGCCTTCTTCCTCTGCTGCCTCGCCCACGCGGCCCCCGAGCACCCCCACGGCGCCCACGAGCCCGACGGAGACGGAGAGGTCACCGCCTGCCAG tgGTCCTCACCCTCAGAagcttttgaactgtttaagtcTCAAGACATCTGGATAGCACCACCACAGTTCTATGAGTTATGCAGACTTGGCAATTTCTCAACACTTCATGATCTGCACACTTTTGGCTCTGAGCGAGCTTTAGAAGGATGTGAACGCTGGATGCCTGTTGTGTTGGTTGCTTCAGACGGCCAGATACATATTTTACCAG gTGATGAGCTATACCCAGAAGACCCTGATCTCACAGGAGAAAGGAAACCAGTTTTGACATCCAATAAAAAGATCGAAGAACTAATGAAAGGGGTGAAGAAACTTCATCGAATGGTGCTACGAGACCCTCGTAATATTAGTGTCCATGTGAACATCCaacaaaaatacaaacatatCAATCCACGACTTCTGGATTCTAAAAATGGAAATGGTGCAGACTGTAATAGCAAATTataa